A stretch of the Clostridia bacterium genome encodes the following:
- a CDS encoding lactonase family protein — protein sequence MKKQVYISSCVPEGGIYTYEITQDKSLKQTAFLPLDRPMYTIAKNNRLYVLLRDPLRNGNSAFLSYEICTDGALENPTPLQSTLGTVGCHLCVDAENVYVTNYVSGSVFKAPDVVITHEGCGPHPTRQEKAHTHFVTVTPDNRYLLVTDLGMDKIFVYDKHLKAVNSVDAPSGAGPRHLVFSEDGKLCYCADELSSTVSVYRYENGSLTYLSSHSALPADFKEQNTTAAIRYKDGYLYVSNRGHNSIVCFKAVGENLELQSITDCGGVGPRDFILTDDLLICTNENDGSVVLFEIENNTKLIKKQTVKVPAVLCATVVEVE from the coding sequence ATGAAAAAGCAAGTTTATATTTCCTCCTGCGTACCGGAAGGCGGTATTTACACCTATGAAATTACGCAGGACAAAAGCTTAAAACAAACGGCATTTTTACCCCTTGACCGACCCATGTACACCATTGCAAAAAACAATCGGCTGTATGTGCTTCTGCGCGATCCGTTGCGTAACGGCAACAGCGCATTTTTAAGCTACGAGATTTGTACAGACGGTGCGCTTGAAAATCCGACGCCCTTGCAATCTACGCTCGGCACGGTGGGCTGTCATTTGTGCGTGGATGCAGAAAACGTGTATGTGACCAACTATGTTTCCGGCTCCGTATTCAAAGCACCGGATGTAGTCATTACCCACGAAGGGTGCGGTCCCCATCCGACCCGTCAGGAAAAGGCACACACCCACTTTGTAACCGTTACGCCTGATAACAGATATTTGCTGGTTACCGACCTTGGAATGGACAAGATTTTTGTGTATGATAAACATTTAAAGGCGGTAAATTCTGTGGATGCACCATCGGGCGCAGGGCCGAGACATCTTGTCTTTTCGGAGGACGGAAAGCTTTGCTACTGCGCAGACGAATTAAGCTCTACCGTTTCGGTATACCGCTATGAAAACGGAAGTCTGACCTATCTTTCGTCACATTCTGCGTTGCCTGCGGATTTTAAAGAACAAAACACCACAGCGGCAATTCGATACAAGGATGGCTATTTGTATGTATCCAACCGCGGACACAATTCTATTGTTTGCTTTAAAGCGGTGGGCGAAAATTTAGAATTACAAAGCATCACCGACTGTGGCGGTGTGGGCCCCAGAGATTTCATTCTGACAGACGATTTGCTCATCTGCACCAATGAAAATGACGGCTCTGTTGTTCTTTTTGAGATAGAAAACAATACAAAGCTTATTAAAAAACAAACCGTAAAAGTTCCCGCTGTGCTTTGCGCAACGGTTGTGGAGGTGGAATAA
- a CDS encoding RraA family protein, with product MNFNVREEIIALTPQWKGERLPDGRPKVDEKYLKALKTLTLEEVWKPIFVKGYESQFEGRLHTLHDDGRKLIGRAVTATYCPFRPDLDEVTKDIGRSEGRTGTYNQWVIDNLMEWDVPVIDMYDKIYKGTFLGGNLTTALKNKTKNENGGAVIWGGIRDTEQMKKVENTQVYYRGIDPTPIRDFIMTGYNTVTRIGNAVCLPGDVVFGAGGGVLFIPSHLVEEVVGGAAKTQVKDLFGFEMIAQNKFTTAQIDRNTWTKEMLDLLMDFIEKDDRAADYRGMDWSLEYDLAINGDPNDTQSSL from the coding sequence ATGAATTTTAATGTAAGAGAGGAAATTATCGCTTTAACGCCCCAATGGAAGGGCGAAAGACTGCCCGACGGCAGACCGAAGGTGGACGAAAAATATTTAAAGGCATTAAAAACCTTAACCTTAGAGGAAGTGTGGAAGCCCATTTTTGTAAAGGGGTACGAGAGCCAGTTTGAAGGCAGATTGCACACCTTACATGATGACGGCAGGAAATTAATCGGCAGAGCGGTAACTGCCACCTATTGTCCGTTTCGTCCTGACCTTGACGAGGTGACCAAGGATATCGGCAGAAGTGAAGGCAGAACGGGCACCTACAACCAGTGGGTCATTGATAATTTAATGGAATGGGATGTACCCGTTATCGACATGTATGACAAAATTTACAAAGGTACATTTTTAGGTGGCAATCTTACCACCGCGCTGAAAAACAAGACCAAAAACGAAAACGGCGGTGCGGTCATCTGGGGCGGTATCCGCGATACCGAGCAGATGAAAAAAGTAGAAAACACCCAGGTTTACTACCGGGGTATTGACCCGACACCCATCCGCGATTTTATCATGACCGGCTACAACACCGTAACCCGTATCGGCAATGCGGTATGCTTACCCGGAGACGTGGTATTCGGTGCAGGCGGTGGCGTGCTGTTCATCCCCTCTCATCTGGTAGAAGAGGTGGTTGGCGGTGCTGCAAAGACGCAGGTGAAGGATTTGTTTGGCTTTGAAATGATTGCCCAGAACAAATTTACCACCGCACAGATTGACCGCAACACCTGGACAAAAGAAATGTTAGACCTTTTGATGGACTTTATTGAAAAGGATGACAGAGCCGCAGACTACCGCGGTATGGACTGGTCGCTTGAATACGACCTTGCCATCAACGGTGACCCGAACGATACACAAAGTTCGTTATAA
- a CDS encoding AraC family transcriptional regulator: MEIVELKDIYVSDLSVFVKGADYQVWGDGHRHVNRGKWRQLCGLVYVLDCDVVYTVPGFEPITATKGDLVLLPQDVPYKCSFSNSTPDVPYRGISLAFELKDREGTSFKPAKSVLKLTEFASPYVLENIKEIARIMHMPQITPMYVNALMGMVLTELSRALHQESLRENKFGVISKGIAYMEQDADQTLSVAEVAALCSVSTNYFNRLFKAYSGMAPKEYRYNKLILKAKEALRNSTVPVNEISDRFGFESPSYFCRIFKRKTGYTPSEYRKKHAK, from the coding sequence ATGGAGATTGTGGAACTAAAGGACATTTATGTATCGGATTTGAGTGTGTTTGTTAAAGGCGCAGATTATCAGGTCTGGGGGGACGGGCACCGCCATGTTAACCGCGGGAAATGGCGTCAGCTTTGCGGTCTTGTGTATGTTTTGGACTGTGACGTGGTGTATACAGTTCCCGGCTTTGAGCCGATTACCGCCACAAAAGGAGATTTGGTTCTTCTGCCCCAGGATGTGCCTTATAAATGCAGTTTTTCCAACAGCACGCCCGACGTGCCGTACAGAGGCATCTCGCTGGCTTTTGAGCTGAAGGACAGGGAAGGTACATCGTTTAAACCGGCAAAAAGTGTATTGAAGCTAACCGAATTTGCATCCCCTTATGTTCTGGAAAATATAAAAGAAATTGCACGCATTATGCATATGCCTCAAATCACCCCTATGTATGTAAACGCCCTGATGGGGATGGTTTTAACCGAGCTTAGCCGTGCGTTGCATCAGGAAAGTCTGCGGGAAAACAAGTTCGGTGTTATATCCAAAGGCATTGCCTATATGGAGCAGGATGCCGACCAGACCTTAAGTGTGGCAGAGGTTGCCGCACTCTGCTCGGTCAGTACCAATTACTTCAACCGCCTTTTTAAAGCCTATTCGGGGATGGCACCCAAAGAATACCGCTATAATAAGCTGATTTTAAAAGCCAAAGAAGCACTTCGGAACTCCACTGTCCCGGTCAACGAAATTTCCGACCGTTTCGGTTTTGAGTCACCCTCTTATTTTTGCCGTATTTTCAAACGGAAAACCGGCTATACCCCCTCCGAATACCGCAAAAAGCACGCAAAATAA
- a CDS encoding helix-turn-helix transcriptional regulator: protein MTFKEYILQNRMERKLTQQALADLLGVSNTTISNYETGTSTPSFQCMLKLASIFGIPYYGDETEECGFYKKLYKAFEQSRLCQCLKTLLALQADEKLACPLVCKDDFLFVVPVSGTDRIGKLVYYKAEDKTGIYKLYRHKDAYILLPESKNNLSPVHIRSLNENLFEIKAVLHMQD, encoded by the coding sequence ATGACGTTTAAGGAATACATACTTCAAAACCGCATGGAAAGAAAACTGACACAACAGGCACTGGCTGATTTGTTAGGTGTCAGCAACACCACCATTTCCAACTACGAAACAGGAACCAGCACACCAAGCTTTCAATGTATGCTTAAGCTGGCATCCATTTTCGGTATTCCTTATTACGGCGACGAAACAGAAGAGTGCGGATTCTATAAAAAGCTGTATAAAGCTTTTGAACAAAGCAGACTTTGCCAATGTCTTAAAACCCTTCTGGCGTTGCAGGCAGACGAAAAGCTTGCTTGTCCCTTGGTCTGTAAGGATGACTTTTTGTTTGTGGTTCCCGTCAGTGGCACAGACAGAATCGGAAAGCTGGTGTATTACAAAGCCGAGGATAAAACGGGTATCTATAAATTATACCGCCATAAGGACGCATATATTCTTCTGCCCGAGAGTAAGAACAATCTAAGTCCCGTACATATCCGGAGCTTAAATGAAAATCTTTTTGAAATTAAAGCGGTACTGCACATGCAGGACTGA
- a CDS encoding AraC family transcriptional regulator, producing MQYNRQSLPDMQIYHTALPKGKRDFREHHHTECEISLILSGEGVYVIGGREYAFSAGDILLFGSNEPHCITEIMGDAPFDMLTVKFEPKALWSGTDSEATLLLKLFFNRDENVPVRISKADAEAKQVSSLMLEAEQELIQKNVGYALKIRILLYTALLGLLRAFGYEEGAHTPREQNTACLSLAMDYIGQNLSSDLSLEEIASVAAMSKAYFSTVFKKFNGISPWDYITIKRVERAIMLLKTTNLKKLEIAEECGFRSAANFYKAFKKVTGKMPKDYL from the coding sequence ATGCAATACAACAGACAAAGTTTGCCCGATATGCAAATTTATCACACCGCCTTGCCCAAAGGTAAGCGGGATTTCCGTGAGCATCACCACACAGAATGCGAAATTTCCCTGATTCTGTCGGGGGAGGGCGTTTATGTTATCGGCGGAAGAGAATATGCTTTTTCGGCAGGTGATATCCTGCTTTTCGGCAGTAACGAACCCCATTGCATTACCGAAATTATGGGAGATGCACCGTTTGATATGTTGACCGTAAAGTTTGAGCCGAAAGCCTTGTGGAGTGGTACGGACAGCGAAGCAACCTTGCTTTTGAAGCTGTTTTTCAACCGGGATGAAAATGTACCGGTCAGGATTTCAAAGGCGGATGCCGAAGCAAAACAGGTCAGCAGTCTTATGCTGGAAGCCGAGCAGGAGCTTATTCAAAAAAATGTTGGCTATGCCTTGAAAATCCGCATTCTTTTATATACCGCTCTGCTTGGACTTTTACGTGCATTCGGCTATGAAGAGGGGGCGCATACACCAAGGGAGCAAAACACGGCTTGTCTGTCCCTTGCCATGGACTATATCGGGCAGAATCTGTCCTCTGATTTGTCCTTGGAGGAAATCGCATCAGTTGCCGCTATGAGTAAAGCCTACTTTTCCACCGTTTTTAAAAAATTTAACGGCATCTCACCCTGGGATTATATTACCATAAAACGGGTCGAGCGCGCCATTATGCTTTTAAAAACCACCAACTTAAAAAAACTGGAAATTGCAGAGGAATGCGGATTTCGGAGTGCCGCCAATTTTTATAAAGCCTTTAAAAAGGTAACAGGAAAAATGCCAAAAGACTATTTATAA
- a CDS encoding SDR family oxidoreductase encodes MFDLKGKTALVTGSTQGIGFAIARCLADYGAKVFVHGANDMEKCEKASSQIPNSVPVCADLSEKDSAEKLYNATGDVDIVIANASVQFRTPWDEIGEEELEKQLQVNFKSTLKLFQLYGKKMKENRWGRLITVGSVQQYKPHKDMAVYAATKAAQMNLVTNLAKQLAPFGITVNNLAPGVIATPRNEAALSDAEYAKKVYEGIPMGYAGTAEDMAGAALLLCSDAGRYITGIDLVVDGGMKL; translated from the coding sequence ATGTTTGATTTAAAAGGGAAAACCGCTCTGGTAACCGGTAGCACCCAAGGAATCGGCTTTGCCATTGCCAGATGTCTTGCAGACTATGGTGCAAAGGTCTTTGTGCATGGGGCAAATGATATGGAAAAATGCGAAAAGGCTTCAAGCCAGATTCCAAACAGTGTCCCTGTATGTGCGGATTTATCTGAAAAGGACAGCGCGGAAAAACTGTATAATGCAACGGGCGATGTGGATATTGTCATTGCCAACGCATCGGTGCAATTCCGCACCCCCTGGGACGAAATCGGCGAAGAAGAACTGGAAAAGCAGTTGCAGGTTAATTTTAAAAGCACCTTAAAGCTGTTTCAGCTGTATGGCAAGAAAATGAAGGAAAACCGTTGGGGCAGACTCATTACGGTAGGTAGTGTTCAGCAATACAAGCCCCACAAGGACATGGCGGTATATGCGGCAACCAAGGCGGCACAGATGAATTTAGTGACCAACCTTGCAAAGCAGCTCGCGCCCTTTGGCATTACAGTCAACAACTTAGCACCGGGTGTGATTGCAACCCCCAGAAACGAGGCAGCACTTTCGGATGCGGAATACGCCAAAAAAGTGTACGAAGGCATTCCCATGGGCTATGCAGGAACGGCAGAGGACATGGCAGGGGCGGCGCTTTTGCTTTGCTCGGATGCAGGCAGATACATAACAGGTATTGATTTGGTAGTAGACGGAGGAATGAAACTATGA